The genomic segment GCCAAGCGGACAAGCTATTTTGATGGCCTTGCCGAAGCGGCGGGCCCTTCATGAGCATCAGCGGGCATGGAAAGCCGCGGCCCGCCGTAGGCGGGAACGCGGAAGGCTTCCATGCCCGCTGGTGCCATGAAGGTCGCCGCGAGAGGCACCAGCCTTCAAAATGGCTTGTCCGCTTGGCTTTTAATGTTATTTTTTCACCACACATGTTCCGACTGCCTTTGCTACTAGAATGGGTTTATTTAAGGTTTTAGCACGGCTTGGATTTTTTGGATCTTTCGAACTTTCAATAATTTTAAAAGCCATAAATTCAATTTTTCGCGAAGTATGACCTTGCTTAAGCAGACTTGCTTCAACCTCGATAAAATCACCGGCATAAACCGGGGCTAAAAAATCTACCGATTCATAGGCACGAAACAACCCTTCGTCGCCATCCAAACGAATTAATAACTCGGTCGCTGCTTCTCCAAAGAGTTGCATCATCCGCGCCCCATCGACCAAGCCCCCACCGTAGTGGGCATCGGCTTGGCTCATCCGCGCTTTATAAACAACCTTGTCTTTAGCCATGTTTCTTATGCCGTTTTAAAAATTCTTCGACAATAAAACTTGCTACCTCAGAGGGCAAGGTGCCAGGTCCAAAACCTGCATCGAATCCAACTTTTTTAGCCGCGTCATGGTCCATGCGCGGGCCCCCCGCCACCAAGATGGGGTGGCGTAAATTACGCTCTTTTTTAACTAATTGCGCAAGTTCTTTCAAATTTTTAAGATGTTGATTTTGTTGGGTCACGAGCTGAGATACCAAAATAGCATCCGCTTGAAATTGCGCGGCCTTGGCCACCAATTCTCGGTTGTCAACTTGGCTACGCAAATTATAGGCTTTAATGCCTTCATATCGCTCTAAACCATAATCGCCCTTGTAACCCTTCATATTCATAATGGCATCGAGCCCCACGGTGTGGGCATCGGAACCCGTGGTTGCACCCACTACCACAACTTTGCGTTTAATCTCTTGGGCAATCAATTCATCAATTTCACCCAAACTACGAATCTGATATTTGGGTTTGGGCACATGAATGGCTGAAAAATCAAGGGTGTGTTTCGAAAACCCATAAACAACAAAAAAAGTAAATTGAGTTTCCATCGCCTCCATATGAGCCACGTGCACATCTTTTAAACCCATTTTCTCTGCATAAAGCCGAGCGGCTTCACGAGCCTTATCATTGTAAGAGACGGGCAAGGTAAAGCTGAGTTGCATGGCCCCATCATCGATATGATCGCCATAGGGCTTCAACCGGCTTAAATTCGGTTTAGTTAAAGTAGTAAGGGGTGGTTTTTTAGTCGATAACCCCAGCCAAGATTTTAATCGTTCCATCATCACACCTATTTTTCTTCAGCCTCAACCCCGTCGCCTTCCGAAAAATCAGGCACGGTTTCTTCGGGATTACGCTTTGTTGCAAAATCCTCGGCCGTTGGTTCTTGCGGAGCAATAATCGGCTCAGTGGGTGCCAACGAAGAAGATTCTTCGGATACTTCAGGTGGTTTTTCTTCAGATTCAGGGGCACTTTGTCGAGGCGGGCGATAAACCACCGGTTGAAAGTTACGCTTCTTAGCCTTTTCTTGCTCAGGAGAGCTTTGCGCCTCTACTGCAGGTTTAGGTGGTTCTTGTAAAGGCCGCCTTGACAATTGCTCTCGATTTCCACCACCCCTTCGCCTGTTGTCGCCCTGATTTTCTCTTCGGTCTTCTCTTCGATAATCTCTTCTGCGATCGTCTCGTCTTCCATCGCCCCTACCACGCGCATTCCTATCATAGCGCTGCTCCGAAGGAGTAAAACGGGGCCGCCGCGATAACGTGGCGTGAGGGCTCAATAATTCAAAAAACGGATTATAATAACGCGACTCCCTTTCAAACACACCTTCTTGGCCTTTGCCACTATTGCGACCCCGAGAAATATTGGCAAACAATCCCCGTTCAATCGCACCCATCAATCCCAGCAGCTTCACCTTGCGTAACAACCGACTGGTTTCATCTAACACGTGTCGGGCGCGACGCACGATTTTACCATTGGCTTGAAAATTAATTTCGCTACCTAAATTCTTGGCCCCATTAAAAATATAACTGGCATTTTTTAAACTGATAAACCGATCTTGCATAAAGGGGTTATGAATTGCCTCAGTGGGCATGCCTAACAAAATGATACTTTGGTTGGTAAGCACACCGGTCAAGTTAAAAATCCCATCATAAAGTTGGCTAAAAAAGATATCGCCTTGTTTATGTTTAGTAGGCGGCATATATTTGATGGGTGAACGGTGGAAAATTTCCCGCACTAATTGAGCCTGCCCAATTTCAAATAAAATGGAATCTTCAATGAACGGATCCATTTCAAAGGCGTGCCCCAAGGCAATTTTATCTTCGGTTAAATGAGCCTGTTTAGCAAATTCTTCGTTAATAAAATGGCTGGTTAAAACTTGATGCCAAAATTTGTGGGATTCTGCCGTGGTAAGATAATTATCTTCACCGGTTTGAATGGTAATGCCCGCAAAAGAACAAATGAGCCTAGAAAAATGTTGATCGACTAAAGTCCTTTTCATGTTGATGTCGCGAAATAAAATCCCATACATGGCATCATTGAGCAAATAATCTAAACCCTCCATGGCCGCCATAGCCGCAATTTCGGGCATACAAAGCCCGCTGGAGTAATTAGTTAGCCCAATGTAGCGGCCCAACTCTTGCCCCACTTCATCGAGGGCTTTGCGCATGATTTTAAAATTTTCTTGGGTGGCATAAGTACCACCAAAACCTTCGGTAGTAGCCCCGGTGGGAACATAATCGAGTAAACTTTGCGCAGTTGAACGAATCACGGCAATAATATCAGCGCCCATCTTGGCGGCTGACTTAGCTTGCACTACATCTTCGTAAATATTGCCCGTGGCCACAATAACGTAGAGGAGTGGTTTTTTGAGCCGTAATTTTCTGGAAAGTTTTTCTTGAGTCGCACGTTTTTCTTTAATCGCATTGAGGCGAGACAAGGCAACTTCTTCAATACAAGAATGGATTTGATCAAAACCCGCTTCGGGCAACTTATTTAAATCGATCTTTCCTTCCACAATGCCTTGGGCAACTTGTAAAGGAGTGCTGCGAGGATTGGCCACCATCGCCCGACCCAACCAATAGGCAGCACCGCGCGCCAAGCGCTCAGGCCCAATTTTTTCAATAACCCCATTCACCAAAGGGTAGCGCCCTTGCTGGGCTTCAGTCGCAGTAGCTTTTGCCCCTTCCATAGCAGCGTCTACACCCAACAGGCGCAATACAGTCCGCTCCACACTGAAGGTGGAATGCTCGGTTATTAATTTTTGGATGGGGCTTACGATTTCTTTGGCTAATTTTCTACAAAGATCAATCTTATCACGATCAAGATTCAATTTTGACATAATTAAACTTTATCTCCCGCGCACCTCTTTTGGATGAATCGAAACACTATCGTTATGGAGAATTCTTGCTAGTCCTACTTCTTTGATAGGCTCCATGGTTTTACGAACAGCCTCTGTGGTTGAGCAGGTACAATCGGTCAACTCGGGCTGGGGATAACTTGTAATGTATCCCTCGTAATTTCGAACTACCACTTTTTTATCAGATTGGCTAATCAAATACTGTGGCATTATCGGCACCTTACCGCCTCCACCAGGAACGTCAACCACAAATTCGGGTACCGCCAAACCACTGGTGTGGCCACGCAAACTCTCAATAATCTCAATTCCCATTTCAATCGGGGTACGAAAATGGCTGATCCCCTCCGACAAATCACATTGGTAAATATAATAAGGTTTCACCCTTGCCTTTAACAATTCGGTCATAAGTTTTTTCATAATAACAGGGTCGCTATTAATCCCTCGCAATAACACCGTTTGATTCATCATGGGAATACCGTGATCTACAATACGAGCACAAGCCGCAGCCGCCTCGGGGGTAATCTCATAAGGATGATTAAAGTGCGTCATAAAATACAAGGGTTGGTATTTTTTCAACATCTTCACCAAACTCTCGGTAATGCGCATGGGGAATACACAGGGGATCTTGCTCGCAATGCGTAAAATCTCGACATGGGGAATGGCACGTAGCCTGGCCAAAATCTCTTCGAGCATGGTTTCACCCATCATCAAGGCATCGCCTCCTGAAATAATACAATCGCGAATCTCTTTATGTTGGCTGATATAATCGACAATCATATCGACTTCGTTTTTGGCCTTATGCCCTTCTTTATCCATCACAAAACGTCGCCGGGTACAAAAACGGCAATACATCGAACAAATACTGGTGATGGTAATAAGCACTCGATCGGGGTAACGATGCACCACATTGGGCACAGGCATGTCGGCATCTTCACTCAAAGGATCGCTAAATTCCCCTTCTTGCACTTCAAGTTCTTGCACGGTCGGAATGGCCTGCATGAGGAATGGGCAATGCGGATCATCGGGATTGATCAACGATAAGTAATAAGGGGCCGATGCAAATTTATATTTTGCAAAGGTAGACTGCATTTGTTTTTTTTCGGCTTCACTCAAAGGAAAAATTTTTTCTAACTGCTCAACGGTGGTTACCGAATTCTTTAGCTGCCACTTCCAATCATCCCAATGCGATCGTAGCACATCCTTCCACAGAGGAAATTTTTGATAATAAAGTGGATTACTATTGTCTACGTACGGAAGCTTCATGACCTCTTCTCCTCCCCAGCATAAATTCCTTCAAAATATTTGCGTAGCTCCTTATTTCTACGCACCAAATCCAAAACATACTCGGCATGACCTTGAGAATAACCATTGCCCATCAACAAATCGACATCCGCACCCACCCCTTCGGCCCCCAACACCGCTCGGCCAAATTGGGTGGCCATATTAAAAAACAAAACCTTGCCCCGAGGTTTA from the Deltaproteobacteria bacterium genome contains:
- the ablA gene encoding lysine 2,3-aminomutase, with translation MKLPYVDNSNPLYYQKFPLWKDVLRSHWDDWKWQLKNSVTTVEQLEKIFPLSEAEKKQMQSTFAKYKFASAPYYLSLINPDDPHCPFLMQAIPTVQELEVQEGEFSDPLSEDADMPVPNVVHRYPDRVLITITSICSMYCRFCTRRRFVMDKEGHKAKNEVDMIVDYISQHKEIRDCIISGGDALMMGETMLEEILARLRAIPHVEILRIASKIPCVFPMRITESLVKMLKKYQPLYFMTHFNHPYEITPEAAAACARIVDHGIPMMNQTVLLRGINSDPVIMKKLMTELLKARVKPYYIYQCDLSEGISHFRTPIEMGIEIIESLRGHTSGLAVPEFVVDVPGGGGKVPIMPQYLISQSDKKVVVRNYEGYITSYPQPELTDCTCSTTEAVRKTMEPIKEVGLARILHNDSVSIHPKEVRGR
- a CDS encoding D-lysine 5,6-aminomutase subunit alpha; translated protein: MMSKLNLDRDKIDLCRKLAKEIVSPIQKLITEHSTFSVERTVLRLLGVDAAMEGAKATATEAQQGRYPLVNGVIEKIGPERLARGAAYWLGRAMVANPRSTPLQVAQGIVEGKIDLNKLPEAGFDQIHSCIEEVALSRLNAIKEKRATQEKLSRKLRLKKPLLYVIVATGNIYEDVVQAKSAAKMGADIIAVIRSTAQSLLDYVPTGATTEGFGGTYATQENFKIMRKALDEVGQELGRYIGLTNYSSGLCMPEIAAMAAMEGLDYLLNDAMYGILFRDINMKRTLVDQHFSRLICSFAGITIQTGEDNYLTTAESHKFWHQVLTSHFINEEFAKQAHLTEDKIALGHAFEMDPFIEDSILFEIGQAQLVREIFHRSPIKYMPPTKHKQGDIFFSQLYDGIFNLTGVLTNQSIILLGMPTEAIHNPFMQDRFISLKNASYIFNGAKNLGSEINFQANGKIVRRARHVLDETSRLLRKVKLLGLMGAIERGLFANISRGRNSGKGQEGVFERESRYYNPFFELLSPHATLSRRPRFTPSEQRYDRNARGRGDGRRDDRRRDYRREDRRENQGDNRRRGGGNREQLSRRPLQEPPKPAVEAQSSPEQEKAKKRNFQPVVYRPPRQSAPESEEKPPEVSEESSSLAPTEPIIAPQEPTAEDFATKRNPEETVPDFSEGDGVEAEEK
- a CDS encoding 3-aminobutyryl-CoA ammonia lyase, with translation MAKDKVVYKARMSQADAHYGGGLVDGARMMQLFGEAATELLIRLDGDEGLFRAYESVDFLAPVYAGDFIEVEASLLKQGHTSRKIEFMAFKIIESSKDPKNPSRAKTLNKPILVAKAVGTCVVKK
- a CDS encoding cobalamin B12-binding domain-containing protein, with translation MERLKSWLGLSTKKPPLTTLTKPNLSRLKPYGDHIDDGAMQLSFTLPVSYNDKAREAARLYAEKMGLKDVHVAHMEAMETQFTFFVVYGFSKHTLDFSAIHVPKPKYQIRSLGEIDELIAQEIKRKVVVVGATTGSDAHTVGLDAIMNMKGYKGDYGLERYEGIKAYNLRSQVDNRELVAKAAQFQADAILVSQLVTQQNQHLKNLKELAQLVKKERNLRHPILVAGGPRMDHDAAKKVGFDAGFGPGTLPSEVASFIVEEFLKRHKKHG